Genomic window (Penaeus vannamei isolate JL-2024 chromosome 22, ASM4276789v1, whole genome shotgun sequence):
gagagaaattataaagaaaaaagattaaaagaaatagaaagcgcTAAAgagtaacgaaagaaaaaaaaaggaacagagagaaaccgagagagggaTAGATTCTGACAGCAGCCATTTCAAACCCGCCAGGTGCAGTACACATGTGCCTCAGGAGGGTTCTTCGGAGACCTCAACGCGACGTTGAATATTACTTGTGAGGAAAGTGGAAACTGGACGGCAATTGACCCGGAAATATTCTTCTGTAGAATACGTAAGATGCTTGAAAATTGTTTAAATAAATCTAGAACGTACAGgtctttgatatggcaaataccttTACGTTCTAGTGCTATTATCATCtctacgattactattattattattatcataactattatcattactgtagtatacgtattactaatattactattgataaaaTTCTGATCTTGATTGTTGTTGGTGATTGTGGTTATGGAGGTATTAGTGGTGTGTTATTGTTAcggttatgattattaatacggCCACTTACCAGCCtcatcacctctcttctctcactcccacagCCGTACCAGAagcccctcctccaaccccccccggCGCTGTCATGGTGGCCCCGGACCCTCCCTTCTGGGTTCCTGCCGCCATCAGTTTCGTCTGCCGGGAAAGCAAGTTATCTCCGTTGAACACTATGAACTACACGATATTCGGAAACGAGAGCGGGTGGAGTTATCTCGATCCTGACTTCGGGTGTTATAACGGTTCGTGAGAGAGCAGTATGTTGAAACGGTGTCCTTTCTAGAGAGTTGTGTGTTAACGGGTTTGTTGTGAAGATTATGGCTTGAATGGGGGATATAATTTCACATAAGAAGGAGTCGCGTAATGCTTTGAATGAGAAGTAATTCATTGGaagtattttattatttctttaagccTTGCACACAAAtcgttgtcacacacacacacacacacacacacacacacacacacacacacacacacacacacgggcactctatccactgatacggAGAGAGGttttaaattcatgatatcaaatgcggccagtacattattccatcttatatatatatatatatatatatatatatatatatatatatatatatatatatatatatatatatgaaagatggaataatgtactggctgcatatcattattacacatttattaaattattatgaaatcgggtatgatatatatatatatatatatatatatatatatatatatatatatatatatatatatgaatcatacccgatttcatgataatttaatatatgtgtaataatgatattcgAGGTGAACATCCCGTTTCTTCTCAGTGTGTGAAGACGATCCCTTCGCGGCTCCCGAGCGAGCGGAGTCGGACTGGAATGGCTTCTCCAGAACAGAAGGAATCCAGGTGAGATTTCCATGATCAACTTTTTTCCGTcagcctctttatctgtctatctatatatacacactcacgcatatatatgtgtgtgtgtgtgtgcgtgtatatacatgcacatacacacacacatatatatgtatgtgtgtgtgtgttatgtgtaaatatatatatatatatatatatatatatatatatatatatatatatatatatatatatatatatatagtataagttAAAAGCTCTTTAGAATGAATTTGATCATGTAGATATGTACACGATAGGAAATATTCTTCAACGTtcattatattatctatttattagatatatatctatacacgtcACCGAATCACTGTACATTTGTGAGTAATTATATAACTAACAGCGTGTGACCCGTGCGCTCCCTTACCAGGTGCAGTACACGTGCGAGGAGGACCACGTTTTCGCCGACTTCAACGCGACGCTGAACATCACGTGCGAAGGAAGCGGCAACTGGTCCTCCGTCGACCAGTCCATCCTCGTCTGCAGGATACGTGAGTCTCAGTTGTCGTTTCGCAGTGTACGAATACTGTGGCGCGTTGATAGGAAGAATGGATAGCATTCAAAAGATAATTTTTGGACGTTTACAATAAGGAGAGCCAAGAAACAAGGGATTATGGTGTAAATTGACCTTTGAGGTGACGCTTCAGTGTTAACGAGAGCGCTCTCCATTACACCCGAAGCCGAGGTAATTCACCATTACTGAATCGCAGCGACGCCTCTCTCCGCCAGCCatcccctgcgacccccctcccGCGCCCCCCGGAGCCACGCTGGTGGGGGAGCCCCCGTACTGGGCGGGGTCGGTCGTCATCTACGTCTGCGGGGAGAACCAGGCCTTCCCCGGCGGCGGCAACGCCGTGAACGTCACAGCGAACGCAACGGGTTGGCCTGAGATGGAACCGGACTTTATGTGCTATAATGGTaggtggtcgtgtgtgtgtgtgtgtgtgtgtgtgtgtgtgtgtgtgtgtgtgtgacacatcaaaaaaaaaacttctttctttgtttacacaGTATGTCAGCCACTGCCCGAACTCCCGGATCACGTGACCCACAACCTCACGGGGACCGGCCTCTGGGGCGACGTCGTGCAGTACGAATGCCGAGGCGTCTTCGTCGACGGCTCAACGAACATCACGGACGCTTGCGAATCTGGCAACTGGTCGCTGTCCGTCATCCCCGAATGCGAGTGTGAGTATCTATTATTAATTTTTCCCTCTATATTAGGGatatgtcatttttcttttcgtttttttctgatttgtagTTGTGattactattttgttttgtttttttcttctgatttttcctttctttcttttatcgttttcttcCATTGTGTATGACAGACAAGTGTTAAGTACATTTGCGTgttctttgctttttatttttttcatgtaacTTTTcgattgtgtctgtatgtgacagattttaaatatatatcaaaagaccATGGATAAAGATATTACTAGGTAATATGATTCTATAATTGTGAATACATATGATTAagagatgataaatataaatgaagGAATTGATTACATTTGATTGATATCAAATTGCGATTTATCTGCTATATGAAAACGCCGTTAACGAATCAGTCAGTTCCAGGTTCTCCATTGCACATTGCAGTATTCAATTTCTCATATCATTCAAGATCTGCTGAATGCTAAATCAATCTCAACTTCCTTGTAATGTATATGTCTACTTCTCTTAGTGACTGTTTCTCTTTATTATGTATGTAAGCGAACATTTCgcctgcttctcttttctttctctttctctcacttctctacatgtgtatgtgtgtgtgagtgtgtaagcgtgtgtgaatgtatagatgtatttaaatatgtatatgtgtatatatagaaagatggatgcttatatatatatatatatatatatatatatatatatatatataaatatatatatatatatatatatatatatatatatatatatatatatatatatatatatatatatatatatatatacagacatgtgtgtgtgtgtgtgtttgcgtatttgtacacacacacacacacacgtatatatatatatatatatatatatatatatatatatatatatatatatatgtgtgtgtgtgtgtgtgtgtgtgtgtgtgtgtgtgtgtgtgtgtgtgtgtgtgtgtgtgtgtgtgtatgtatgtatgtatgtatgtatgtatgtatgtatgtatttatatatatatatatatatatatatatataaatatgtatatatatatgtatatatatatgtatatatacatgtgaatatatgtgtgtgtgtgtatatatatacacttgtgtgtgtgtgtgtatatatatatatatatatgtgtgtgtgtgta
Coding sequences:
- the LOC138865788 gene encoding CUB and sushi domain-containing protein 2-like, translated to MYQCVWMTHNPPRKEPTPPGRTTHGLSVPSENLFFKDLNTTHTVTCQADGNWTTIDPAILVCRRLNPDEPPPAPPGSTRESPDPPYWSGTIVTYTCNDGLMSPNGTTSFTIISTYFGWTALDPNFGCFNVCSADPLTPVANMISTWNGVNRVVGAEVQYTCASGGFFGDLNATLNITCEESGNWTAIDPEIFFCRIPVPEAPPPTPPGAVMVAPDPPFWVPAAISFVCRESKLSPLNTMNYTIFGNESGWSYLDPDFGCYNVCEDDPFAAPERAESDWNGFSRTEGIQRVTRALPYQVQYTCEEDHVFADFNATLNITCEGSGNWSSVDQSILVCRIPIPCDPPPAPPGATLVGEPPYWAGSVVIYVCGENQAFPGGGNAVNVTANATGWPEMEPDFMCYNVCQPLPELPDHVTHNLTGTGLWGDVVQYECRGVFVDGSTNITDACESGNWSLSVIPECESAKLDILKHVTEKIAIMYEINDFNKANKFWVMRTKLELALQVLAESDDVVMDQMPGVGRI